In Paenibacillus sp. FSL R7-0345, a single window of DNA contains:
- a CDS encoding DUF1697 domain-containing protein, translating into MIYVALLRGINVGGNNIISMKLLKQTFEQAGMTSVTTYINSGNIIFSSADHPQEQLPEILEQAILKDFGLSIKVLIRSLPEIRTVMEALPDSWSNGDMFRSDVMFLWDEADDESVLDKLPLKPGIGTLLYVQGAVLYSVERENVIKSAMAKLIGSSVYKLMTVRNVNTTRKIYQLMLAAEAQQNN; encoded by the coding sequence ATGATCTATGTTGCACTACTCAGAGGCATTAACGTCGGCGGAAACAATATTATCAGCATGAAGCTGCTTAAGCAGACGTTTGAACAGGCCGGAATGACCTCCGTGACAACTTATATTAATTCCGGAAATATTATCTTTTCCTCCGCTGATCATCCGCAAGAGCAGCTTCCGGAGATTCTCGAACAAGCCATTTTAAAAGATTTCGGCCTGAGCATCAAAGTATTAATCCGCAGTCTGCCGGAAATCCGCACAGTCATGGAAGCCCTTCCCGACTCCTGGAGCAACGGCGACATGTTCAGAAGCGATGTCATGTTCCTGTGGGATGAAGCAGACGACGAATCCGTGCTGGACAAGCTGCCGCTGAAGCCGGGAATCGGCACCCTTCTCTACGTTCAAGGGGCCGTTTTGTATTCCGTAGAACGCGAGAATGTTATCAAAAGCGCGATGGCCAAGCTTATCGGCAGCAGTGTCTACAAGCTGATGACCGTCCGCAATGTGAACACGACCCGCAAAATCTATCAGCTGATGCTCGCGGCAGAAGCGCAGCAGAACAATTAA